From the Nitrospinota bacterium genome, the window AAAGCAGCCTGAAGCGTACTCCATACCTGAACCGCAATCGGGGCAGGCCGCGGCTGTCGCAATTGCGGATGCCGGCGACGAGCCGTTTCCATTACCTTCGGCGGTCTTTGGCTTTGCTGTGCTTTCTTGAACGGCTACCGGTTTCACGTTATTGGAGAACTCCTTTTTATGGTGTCGTTCAAGCGCCTTGCCGATCGCATCAGCACAGCTAAGTATCCTCCCTCCGTTGTCCCAAATCGGCTGATGACAGGAAATATTTCGCAGTTGTTTGATCACGTCTTCAACGTCTATTCCCGACCGGAGGGCAAGGGAAACCAGCCGCCCTATCGTCTCTGTTTGTGACGCAGCGCATCCCCCGGCTTTTCCGATCTGTGTGAAAAGTTCAAACGGATTCCCGTCTTCATCCTCATTGACTGTCACATAGATGTTTCCACATCCTGTCGGTATCCTCTGTGTGCTACCTGTGACCACATTCGGCCTTGGCCTCATATGTTTATGCTGTTCAGCTACCGCCGAAACGTCATCCTTTTTACCGGATGTCGTCGCGCCGGTGGAAAGAACCTGCCCGTCTCTGGAACCATCTCTGTAGATCGTTACCCCTTTGCATCCGAGATGATAGGCGAGCATGTATGCTTTCTTTACGTCTTCCTTCGTAGCGGAATTCGGAAAGTTTACGGTTTTGCTCACAGCGTTATCCGTATGCGCCTGGAAAGCCGCCTGCATTCTCAAATGCCACTCCGGTGAAACTTCATGGGCCGTGACAAACACTCTCCTTACATCAGCGGGCACTTCCTTAAGCTCAGATACCCCGCCGTGATACGCTACCTTCTCCATCAATTCCTTGGAATAGAAGCCTCTTTCTTTCGCTACTTTTTCAAACAGCGGATTTACTTCCACCAGCTTGTCGTTGTCCATAACGTTTCGTATATATGAAAGCGCAAAAATCGGCTCAATACCTGATGAGGAGTTACAGATTATTGAGATCGTGCCAGTGGGGGCAATCGTTGTGGTCGTGGCGTTACGCATCTTACCGTTGCTTTTCGATGTTTTCTTTTTATCGAAAATACTCCCTTTGAAATTCGGAAACGAACTCCTCTTTTCAGCCAGCTCCTCTGACGCCTTTTTCGATTCGGTATTGATGAAACTCATTATCTCTTCTGCTGTCTGTATCGCCTTGTCGGAGTTATATGCTATCCCGAGCTGTACCAGCACATCTGAGAAGCCCATTATTCCAAGCCCGATTTTCCTGTTGCCCCTGGTCATATCCGCGATTTTCTTTATCGGATAGTTGTTCATGTCGATTACATTGTCGAGGAAATGGACAGCTTCATGCGTAACCTCTTTCAAGGCGGTGTAATCGATCTGGCCATTCTTCACATATTTCGAGAGATTTATGGAACCGAGGTTGCACGACTCGTAAGGGAGTAGCGGCTGTTCTCCGCACGGATTCGTGCTCTCCATCTGCCCCAGATG encodes:
- a CDS encoding vitamin B12-dependent ribonucleotide reductase: MNVESKTKGTSGAIVTGEELSENAIKVLEKRYLRRDLEGKKVIEKPVDMFRRVANNIAKADLNYDKDADLSATEERFFQMMANLEFMPNSPTLMNAGRELQQLSACFVLPVEDSMESIFEAVKDTALIHKSGGGTGFSFSRLRAVGSKVNSTNGVSSGPVSFMRVFDAATESVKQGGTRRGANMGILRVDHPDIMDFITCKMDGKTFTNFNISVALTNEFMEAVDAGRDYDLIDPTSGKRERSLNARNVMDSIVSCAWKNGDPGIIFIDRINRDNATPHLGQMESTNPCGEQPLLPYESCNLGSINLSKYVKNGQIDYTALKEVTHEAVHFLDNVIDMNNYPIKKIADMTRGNRKIGLGIMGFSDVLVQLGIAYNSDKAIQTAEEIMSFINTESKKASEELAEKRSSFPNFKGSIFDKKKTSKSNGKMRNATTTTIAPTGTISIICNSSSGIEPIFALSYIRNVMDNDKLVEVNPLFEKVAKERGFYSKELMEKVAYHGGVSELKEVPADVRRVFVTAHEVSPEWHLRMQAAFQAHTDNAVSKTVNFPNSATKEDVKKAYMLAYHLGCKGVTIYRDGSRDGQVLSTGATTSGKKDDVSAVAEQHKHMRPRPNVVTGSTQRIPTGCGNIYVTVNEDEDGNPFELFTQIGKAGGCAASQTETIGRLVSLALRSGIDVEDVIKQLRNISCHQPIWDNGGRILSCADAIGKALERHHKKEFSNNVKPVAVQESTAKPKTAEGNGNGSSPASAIATAAACPDCGSGMEYASGCFYCRSCGYSKCD